AACGTGCTGTGGGAACAGGTCCCGAAGATTGGTACTCGTGGCGGACAGGTTGGGCAAAGCGGGCGTTGCCGTGCAGCGATGCCAGCTGGTCGAGCGATGTTGAGACGCGTGTCTGACGGGTACGATCGCTGCTGGATATTTCGATGCGGAGCAGGGCAGCACCCGTCTTGCCGTTCGACGGCAACAACCGGGCCAGCGCGGTTCCGGAGGTTGCTTGGGCCGTTGCCGCTCGGTGGCGAAACTCCGGCGGGTTGCCGCGCTGACGAAAATCGCCGATTGCCGATCAGTGACGAGAGCAGGGTCGTGGTCGGTGGTCGCCGTGGGATGGCGACAACCGAGGAACCAAGGAGGGTGCTCGAATCGCCGCTCAATGGCGACTGCGACCCAGGAAAGTGAGGTGCACCTGCGTCTCGCCGTTGAGAGGCAACAGCTGGCTGAGTCAGCCGGGGCGTGCGGAAGTGTCGCCGTTCAATGGCCAGAGTTGCGTGCGACTACGGCATCGTCCGCCATGGGGGTGCGGGTCGTCCAGCGGCGGCGTTGCGACGGAATCCGGACTGTGCCGAGGGCCGAGTGCACGGAAGCCTCAGCAAGGGCAGCCAAGGTGCTGCGATCTTCGGCTCGTCCTGGGGCGATTTCCGGGCACACGTGCGCCTCCAGGACCAGGCCGCGCAGGGCGGCGACCCGGCGCAGGGACGCGATGAGCGATTCCGGGCCGATGAAAGCCGGCTGGCTGGTTTCGCGGCCGTCGGCCAGGCGGTAGCGCAGGGCGATCGGGCGGACCGGGACGCCGCCGTCGATGGCGGCCTGGAACGTCGCCGTGGTGAAGCGGCCGGAGGCAAGGCCGCACCAAGTGGTGCCCTCAGGGGTGACATTCACGAGCGAGCCGGAGCGGAGGGCGTCCGACAGTTCCCCGACCGTGCCCGGCAGGGTGCGCAGGTGGTCGCGGTCCAGGAAGATGCTGCCGCCGCGGCGGACCAGAGTGCCCAGGACCGGCCATGTAGCGATCTCGATCTTCGCGAGGGCACGCATCGGGCGCAGGGAGTTGATCGCGACGATGTCGAGCCACGAGATGTGGTTGTTGACGACGAGCGCGCCACGGCCGGCCGGTGCGGTCAGAAAATCGGCGCCGCCCTGCACGATCAGTCGGATGCCGAATGCCCGGAGCACGGACCGGAAGATCGTACGGACCAATCGTTCCCGGCCTTTGCCGCGGAGAACAAGCAGCATGGGAGTACATAGCAAGGCTGCGAAGACTGCGGAACCGGCTGCAGAGTAACGCAGGATCCGGCGGGGCAAGCCCACCGTTGGAGCGCCTGTGGTCAGGCACTCGTCGCCGCAGGGAGACATAGGCATCCAGGCGTGACTCATGCCTGCGCTCCGAGGAAGAATTTCAGGTAGCGCTCGTCGACCTGGTGCAGATCGAGCAGGACGAAGAAGTCTGCGACGCCGAAGTCGGCGTCCAGCGCCGGCGGGCCATACGCCTTCGCCCCGAGCCGGACGTAACCCTTGATCAGCGGCGGGAGGACAGCGCGCTCAGGGCGGGCGATCCCATCGGAGGCCCAGGGGTGCAGCGGCGAAACCCGACGTGATTCATCGGCGTAGTGCTTGCTGCGCAGGACATCCCACACCCCGGCGGCATAGCTGCCCCCGTCGTTCAGCGGGACCGACGCGCAGCCCGCGAGGTAGCGGTGGCCGGAGAGCAGCATGTACCGCGCGATCCCCGCCCAGACGAGGCTCACTACGGCGCCGCTGCGGTGCTCCGGGTGCACGCAGGACCGTCCGGTCTCGACCAGTGACGGGCGCAGGTCGGCGAGTGCGGACAGGTCGAATTCGCTGTCCGAGTAGAGCTTTCCGGCCGTGGCGGCGCGGTCCGGCGGCAGCATCCGGTAGCAGCCGACGATCTCGCCGGTCTTGTCGTCGCGGACGACCAGGTGGTCGCAGAACTCGTCGAAATAGTCGACGTCCGAGCCGGGCTGCAGGGAATTGAGCTGCGCCCCCATCTCCTCGGCGAACACCCGGTGCCGCAGCTTCTGGGCGGCGAGCACTTCTTCGTTACCGTGTGCGACCAGAAGCGAATACCTCGGCGCGTCCGCGGGGAGGTCGACACCCGCCTGATCAGTGCTGACGAGGAGCTGTGACGACGTCATGGTCAAGGTGTACCCCCCACGGAGAAACCGCGGAGAGTGCCAATCGATGACCGATCAGTGCACGTTGAGTTAATTGCCGGTTCTCAGGCTTCTCTCAGGCTTTGGGTGATCCGGCACGGCGGCGGCCTCGGCCCGTGTCCACTTCGGCGACACCCCGGAAGCACCTCGTGGTCATTTCGCGGCAACTCCGGACCTGGCGGCGGCTCCGGAAACCTGGGCCAGGCCAGCTCCGTGGCCGCCGCCCCGAAGAAGCCGAAAGCACCTCACAAGCAAGCCTTGGCCGTCTGGCGGCGACACCGAGTCGTCTCCCGGCTTCGCAGAGCCCCCTTCTGACGTCACAGGAAACACCTAGCCGAGGACTGCCAACGTGCGGCAAGTTCGGCGCAAACCACGACCGCAGAACACCGTCCGGCCATTGGCGTGGCCATCCAGTGCCTCGATGAAGAACCCCGGAAACACCGAAGGCCGCCGCGTACGCACGCGGCGGCCTTCAGCGCGGAAACGTCAGCCCTTGCGCTGGTCGACTGCCTCGGTCAGCTGCGGCGCGACGTTGAACAGGTCGCCCACCACGCCGAAGTCGGCGATCTCGAAGATCGGCGCCTCGGCGTCCTTGTTGACCGCGATGATCGTCTTCGAGGTCTGCATGCCAGCCCGGTGCTGGATCGCGCCAGAAATACCGAGCGCGATGTACAGCTGCGGCGACACCGTCTTACCGGTCTGCCCCACCTGGAACTGCGCCGGGTAGTAGCCGGAGTCGACCGCGGCGCGCGAGGCACCGACGGCCGCGCCGAGCGAGTCGGCCAGCTTCTCCACGACGTCGAACTTCTCCGCCGAGCCCACACCACGGCCACCGGAGACGACGATCGACGCTTCGGTCAGCTCCGGCCGATCCCCGCCGACCACCGGCTCGACGCCGGTGACCTTGGCCGACTTGGCCGGATCCTGCGCCGGAATCTCGACGACCTCCTCGGCCGCGGCGCCTTCGGCGGCTTCGGCCTCGACCGCGCCCGGACGGACCGAAACGACCGGCGCGCCTTTGGCGGCCTTCGACTTCACGGAGAACGCCCCGCCGAAGATCGACTGGTCCACGGTGCCGTCGGAGTTCACCCCGACCGCGTCGTAGAGCAGACCGGACCCGAGGCGGAACGCGACGCGCGCGGCCACCTCCTTGCCCTCGGCGCTGGCGGCGACGAGCACCGCGGCCGGGGAGACCTGCTCGGCGAGCTTCGTCAGTACGTCGACCTTCGGGGTCACCAGGTAGCCGGTCGCATCGTCGCCCTCGGCGACGTACACCTTGGCCGCGCCGTGGCCCGCGAGCGCCTCCTTGGCCTTCGCCCCGGCGCCGGTCGGGCCGACGACCACGGCGGAGGGCTCGCCCAGCGCGCGGGCGGCGGTCAGCAGCTCGAGCGTGACCTTCTTGACATCACCGTCGACGTGGTCGACGAGGACGAGTACTTCAGCCATTTCGGAATCCTCCTCGAAACCGTGTCTCAGATGAGCTTCTGCGCTACCAGGTACTCGGCGACCTTGCTGCCGCCGTCACCCTCGTCCTCGACCTTCTCGCCCGCGGTGCGCGGCGGCTTCGGGGACGACTCGACGACCGTGGACCACGCGTTGCCGAGGCCGACCTCGCCCGCGTCGATGCCCAGGTCGGCGATGGTCAGCGTCTCGACCGGCTTCTTCTTCGCAGCCATGATGCCCTTGAACGACGGGTACCGCGGCTCGTTGATCTTCTCGCTGACGCTCACCAGCGCCGGCAGGTTCGCCTCGAGGTGGGTGATGCCGTCCTCGGTCTCACGGTCGGCCTTCACGCTGGTGCCCTCGACGGTCAGCGCACGCACATAGGTCAGCTGCGGCAGGCCGAGCACCTCGGCCAGGATCGCGGGCACCGCGGCGCCCCGTCCGTCGGACGCCTCATTGCCGGCGATGATGAGGTCGTAGCCTTCGACCTTGCCGACGGCGGCGGCGAGCACCTTCGCGGTGGCGATCGCGTCGGAACCGTGCAGCGCCTCGTCGGAGACGTGAATGGCCTTGTCGGCGCCCATCGAGAGGGCCTTGCGGATGGCGTCGGTCGCACGGTCCGGGCCGACCGAGATCACGGTGACCTCGCCCTCGCCGGCTTCCTTGATCTTCAGCGCTTCCTCTACGGCCTTCTCGTTGATCTCGTCGAGCACGGCGTCGGCGGATTCGCGGTCAAGCGTGTGGTCGGAACCGGAGAGCTTCCGCTCCGAGTAGGTGTCCGGTACCTGCTTGACCAGGACAACGATGTTCGTCATGGGTCTTCTTCGACCTCCCGGTAGGGGCCGGCTCTCGGCCGCGGGACAGTGCTCTACTGGCCGGTAGATTAGGGCCATTCCGGCGCCAGGACTCGCCGAGGTGACGGCATTCACCTGGAAGAGCAATCTTCTAGGACCATCGTCCCAGTAGTCGTGCATTTGCCCCGCCCGGTCGAAGATCGCCCGATCGGGGGATTAGTCCCTACTCCCGGTAAGTCATGAGGCACTAACCTCCGGCAGCATGTCCGCGCACATCGCCGTAGTCACCGACTCGACCTCGTGCCTGCCCGAGAACCTCGCCACGCAGTGGGGGATCGGTGTCGTACAAGTCCAGCTGCACGTCGGGGACCAGACGGACGACGAGCACCGTTTCGATCGGAACGGGCTCGTCGAGGCCATGAGGACCGGTACCCCGGTGTCGACGTCCCCACCCGATCCCGGTGCCTTCTTCTGGACCTACCAGGACGCAGTCGCCGCCGGTGCCTCCGCCGTGGTCAGCCTGCACATTTCCGGCCGCCTGTCGGACACCGTGCTGGCAGCTCGCGAAGCGGCACAGCAGATCCGGGTCCCGGTGCACATCCTCGACAGCGGAACGTCCAGTATGAGCCTGGGTTTCGCCGTGGTGTCCGCCGCCCGCGTGGCCGGCGCGGGTGGGCAGCTCGCCCGGGTACTCGACGCTGCGGAACGACGTGTTCGCGGGTCCACCGAACTGATCTACGTCGACACCCTCGAGTACTTACGGCGATCAGGACGGATAGGTGCCGCCCAGTCGCTACTGGGCAGCGCATTCTCAATCAAGCCGTTGCTCACCGTCCGCAACGGCGAGGTGAGCCCGCTCGCCCGGGTCCCCGGTGCCAGGCGGGCGCTGGGCCGGCTCGTCGACCTCGCCGCGAACGCCGCCGGAGACCAGCAGGTCGACCTCGCCGTGACGCGTTTCGGCTCGGACGAACGCGAGGTCGTACGACGGTTGAAGGAACGAATTCCGAACATCGGCGATCTCCTGGTAGGCGACGCGAGCACCGTGATCGGCGCGCACATCGGCCCCGGCGCGCTGAGCATCACTGTGTCGCCGGTGAACTGACCACGGCCGGCGTCCCGGCAGCATCAGCGTCACGAGAGGGACCACGACTGCGAGCGTCACGTTCTGCAGAACCTGGTCGGTCGGCGGGCAGTGCACCTGAGGTAATAGCCGATGTGCGGCATGGAGAACAGCAGCGCCACGCCGAAACCATCGTGCGACGGCTGTGGTGCCGATCACGGCTCCGCCGAGCAGGACCGTCACGAGCGCAAGACTCAAGCCCCCGAAGTCGCGGATCAGATGTTCGTCGAACGGCCAATCCCGGATGCCCAGCCGCTCCGGAAGCCGGGAAAGTCCAGGTAGTACCCCATCGGTGCGGCCGTCGCCCAGATCCCTTGCGCCAACTCGACAAGACCGAGCGGCACCAGCAAGACGCGCGTGATTGTCCGTTGCATGCGGCGGGAACGAGGCGAACGAGCCGGATGTGACGCGCTAGGGTCGCGCAGGTGACCCACGCAGCCACCCGAGCCGAGGCACTGCACCTCACCGGCGAACGGACCGTCCCGGGCATCCCGGAGGAGACCTATTGGTTCCGCCGCCACGAAGCCGCCTACCTCGCCCTGCTGCCACTCTGCGCCGGCGCGACGGTGCTGGAAGCAGGCTGCGGCGAGGGATACGGCGCAGGACTCATCGCCCGGCACGCGCGCCGGGTGCTGGCGCTGGACTACGACGTGCCGACCACCGAACATGTCGCGCGCCGCTACCCCGACGTCACCGTGGCCCGCGCGAACCTCGCGTACCTCCCGGTGACGGACCGCGCGGTCGACATCGTCGCGAACTTCCAGGTCATCGAGCACCTCTGGGACCAGGGCGGCTTCCTCGCGGAATGCCACCGCGTTCTGCGGCCGGGCGGGAAACTGCTGGTCACGACCCCGAATCGGCTCACCTTCACGCCGGACAGCGACACTCCGCTCAATCCGTTCCACACTCGCGAGCTAGCACCGTCCGAATTGGACGGCCTACTGCGCACCGCCGGCTTCGATGTGGAGACATTGCACGGCCTTCATCACGCAGAAAGCCTACGTGCGGTGGAAAAGCGACACGGAGGTTCGATTATCGACGCCCAGCTGGCGGTCGTAATGGGCTCGCTGCCGGGGCAAGCCACGTGGCCTGCGAAGCTGCTCGCGGATGTCGCTGCGATTCGTGCGGAGGATTTCGCGGTGCACGACAGGAATCTCGACGCCAGTCTCGATCTTGTGGCCGTGGCGGTGCGCCTGTGAGCGTCCGGCAACCCGAGTACGAAGGCACGTTCTGTCTGGTCCTGCACAGTCACCTGCCATGGCTGCCGCACCACGGTAGCTGGCCGGTCGGCGAGGAATGGCTCTACCAGGCGTGGACCCATTCGTACCTGCCGGTCGTCGATCTGCTGCGCCGTTTCGCCGATGAGGGGCGCCGCAATGTGCTGACCCTCGGCATGACGCCAGTGCTCGCCGCCCAGCTGGACGATCCTTATGCGATCCGGGCGTGTCACGACTGGCTGGGCCACTGGCAATTGCGCGCCCACCACGCGTCGACGCTCTGGCACGGCGACCCGCTCCTGCGTGCGCTGGCCGCGGCCGAGCACCAAACCGCCGCGCGTGCCACGGAAGAGCTGGAAGCCCGCTGGCGACATGGCTTTTCCCCGATTCTCCGCTCGCTTGTGGACAGTTCCACG
This Amycolatopsis sulphurea DNA region includes the following protein-coding sequences:
- a CDS encoding lysophospholipid acyltransferase family protein — translated: MSHAWMPMSPCGDECLTTGAPTVGLPRRILRYSAAGSAVFAALLCTPMLLVLRGKGRERLVRTIFRSVLRAFGIRLIVQGGADFLTAPAGRGALVVNNHISWLDIVAINSLRPMRALAKIEIATWPVLGTLVRRGGSIFLDRDHLRTLPGTVGELSDALRSGSLVNVTPEGTTWCGLASGRFTTATFQAAIDGGVPVRPIALRYRLADGRETSQPAFIGPESLIASLRRVAALRGLVLEAHVCPEIAPGRAEDRSTLAALAEASVHSALGTVRIPSQRRRWTTRTPMADDAVVARNSGH
- a CDS encoding GNAT family N-acetyltransferase, which gives rise to MTSSQLLVSTDQAGVDLPADAPRYSLLVAHGNEEVLAAQKLRHRVFAEEMGAQLNSLQPGSDVDYFDEFCDHLVVRDDKTGEIVGCYRMLPPDRAATAGKLYSDSEFDLSALADLRPSLVETGRSCVHPEHRSGAVVSLVWAGIARYMLLSGHRYLAGCASVPLNDGGSYAAGVWDVLRSKHYADESRRVSPLHPWASDGIARPERAVLPPLIKGYVRLGAKAYGPPALDADFGVADFFVLLDLHQVDERYLKFFLGAQA
- a CDS encoding electron transfer flavoprotein subunit alpha/FixB family protein; translation: MAEVLVLVDHVDGDVKKVTLELLTAARALGEPSAVVVGPTGAGAKAKEALAGHGAAKVYVAEGDDATGYLVTPKVDVLTKLAEQVSPAAVLVAASAEGKEVAARVAFRLGSGLLYDAVGVNSDGTVDQSIFGGAFSVKSKAAKGAPVVSVRPGAVEAEAAEGAAAEEVVEIPAQDPAKSAKVTGVEPVVGGDRPELTEASIVVSGGRGVGSAEKFDVVEKLADSLGAAVGASRAAVDSGYYPAQFQVGQTGKTVSPQLYIALGISGAIQHRAGMQTSKTIIAVNKDAEAPIFEIADFGVVGDLFNVAPQLTEAVDQRKG
- a CDS encoding electron transfer flavoprotein subunit beta/FixA family protein gives rise to the protein MTNIVVLVKQVPDTYSERKLSGSDHTLDRESADAVLDEINEKAVEEALKIKEAGEGEVTVISVGPDRATDAIRKALSMGADKAIHVSDEALHGSDAIATAKVLAAAVGKVEGYDLIIAGNEASDGRGAAVPAILAEVLGLPQLTYVRALTVEGTSVKADRETEDGITHLEANLPALVSVSEKINEPRYPSFKGIMAAKKKPVETLTIADLGIDAGEVGLGNAWSTVVESSPKPPRTAGEKVEDEGDGGSKVAEYLVAQKLI
- a CDS encoding DegV family protein — protein: MSAHIAVVTDSTSCLPENLATQWGIGVVQVQLHVGDQTDDEHRFDRNGLVEAMRTGTPVSTSPPDPGAFFWTYQDAVAAGASAVVSLHISGRLSDTVLAAREAAQQIRVPVHILDSGTSSMSLGFAVVSAARVAGAGGQLARVLDAAERRVRGSTELIYVDTLEYLRRSGRIGAAQSLLGSAFSIKPLLTVRNGEVSPLARVPGARRALGRLVDLAANAAGDQQVDLAVTRFGSDEREVVRRLKERIPNIGDLLVGDASTVIGAHIGPGALSITVSPVN
- a CDS encoding class I SAM-dependent methyltransferase → MTHAATRAEALHLTGERTVPGIPEETYWFRRHEAAYLALLPLCAGATVLEAGCGEGYGAGLIARHARRVLALDYDVPTTEHVARRYPDVTVARANLAYLPVTDRAVDIVANFQVIEHLWDQGGFLAECHRVLRPGGKLLVTTPNRLTFTPDSDTPLNPFHTRELAPSELDGLLRTAGFDVETLHGLHHAESLRAVEKRHGGSIIDAQLAVVMGSLPGQATWPAKLLADVAAIRAEDFAVHDRNLDASLDLVAVAVRL